In one Deltaproteobacteria bacterium genomic region, the following are encoded:
- a CDS encoding sigma-54-dependent Fis family transcriptional regulator translates to MTHSPLHPSLNILIVDDEVNIRKTLSVCLETEGHKVVAVSNFQDALTETARRSFELTFVDLRLGLENGLDLIPALLAQTPWLKIIVITAYASIDTAVEAMRRGATDYLPKPFTPAQVKLAVQKVCGMRTLEQRVAALQEDLGRSNPEVEFSGTSSIMQRAVNLARQAAPSEATILLRGESGTGKTVLARAIHSWSKRAAKPLGIISCPSFSAELLESELFGHVKGAFTGAVRDNPGRVAACEGGTLFLDEIGDLSLPLQPKLLRFVQEREYERVGDTITRKADVRLITATNLDLEKAIREGRFREDLFFRLNVIQIEIPPLRERPEDVVGLAEKLLAFYGRNNHRAFAGFTEEALKGLKQYPWPGNVRELSNIIERIAILCQTERVGWECLPQNLTPHESFPNVGDPITLEKIEEQHIRRILAITKSLQEAADILGIDQATLWRRRKKYGI, encoded by the coding sequence ATGACCCATTCCCCTTTGCACCCGTCTTTGAATATCCTGATAGTGGATGATGAAGTCAACATCCGCAAGACTTTATCGGTTTGCCTGGAGACCGAAGGACACAAGGTCGTGGCCGTCAGCAATTTTCAGGATGCCTTGACCGAAACCGCCCGACGGTCTTTTGAACTGACCTTTGTAGACCTGCGCCTCGGCCTGGAAAACGGCTTGGATCTGATTCCGGCCTTACTGGCGCAAACGCCCTGGCTTAAGATTATCGTCATCACGGCCTATGCTTCCATTGATACGGCGGTCGAGGCCATGAGGCGGGGAGCCACGGATTACCTTCCTAAACCATTTACCCCTGCTCAAGTAAAACTGGCCGTTCAAAAAGTCTGCGGGATGCGAACCTTGGAACAAAGGGTTGCCGCTTTGCAGGAAGACCTGGGCAGGTCAAATCCAGAGGTGGAATTTTCCGGCACCAGTTCGATTATGCAACGGGCCGTCAATCTGGCCCGTCAGGCGGCGCCGTCCGAGGCCACCATCTTACTGCGCGGGGAAAGTGGAACCGGCAAGACCGTTCTGGCCCGGGCCATTCACTCCTGGAGTAAACGGGCGGCCAAACCGCTGGGCATCATTTCCTGCCCTTCTTTTTCCGCGGAATTACTCGAGAGCGAACTTTTCGGGCATGTCAAGGGGGCCTTTACCGGGGCCGTTCGGGACAACCCGGGCCGGGTGGCCGCCTGCGAAGGCGGCACCCTCTTTCTTGACGAGATCGGTGACCTGTCCCTGCCCCTGCAGCCCAAGCTGCTGCGCTTCGTCCAGGAAAGGGAATATGAACGGGTCGGCGATACGATCACCCGAAAGGCCGATGTGCGTCTGATAACGGCTACCAACCTGGATTTGGAAAAAGCAATAAGGGAAGGACGGTTCCGCGAAGACCTCTTTTTTCGTCTTAACGTCATCCAGATCGAAATCCCCCCCTTGCGCGAGCGTCCGGAGGATGTGGTCGGGCTGGCCGAGAAATTATTGGCTTTCTATGGCCGGAATAATCACCGGGCCTTTGCCGGCTTTACCGAAGAAGCCTTAAAGGGACTCAAACAATATCCCTGGCCGGGAAACGTCAGGGAGTTGAGCAATATCATCGAGCGGATAGCCATCCTTTGTCAGACCGAGCGTGTCGGTTGGGAATGTCTCCCTCAAAATCTCACCCCCCATGAATCCTTCCCCAACGTAGGCGACCCCATTACCCTGGAAAAAATAGAAGAACAACACATCCGAAGAATCCTGGCCATCACCAAATCGCTCCAGGAAGCGGCAGATATCCTGGGTATCGACCAGGCCACCCTCTGGCGCCGTCGCAAGAAATACGGGATCTGA